From Pedobacter indicus, a single genomic window includes:
- a CDS encoding prephenate dehydratase: MNKQRIAIQGIRGSFHEEAAFKHFGEDIETVECDSFKATCEALKHKKADYVVMAIENSIAGSLLPNYNLLQEYRFAIIGETYLNIQLHLLALPGVKLEDIKFVESHPIALRQCGDFFDEHPHLKVSEGMDTAACAKKIADNKLTNTAAVANNLAAKLYGLEILDRRIETNKKNYTRFLILAPVATENPKANKASISFQTDNSIGSLAKILNYFAENNINLSKIQSMPVLGRRNEYIFHVDLEWKTLAEYEKAIRKTLKRTVNFNILGEYEKNDKV, encoded by the coding sequence ATGAACAAACAACGAATAGCTATCCAAGGAATCAGAGGTTCTTTCCACGAAGAGGCCGCATTCAAACATTTTGGCGAAGACATTGAAACCGTCGAATGTGATTCTTTTAAAGCAACATGTGAAGCTTTGAAACATAAAAAAGCTGATTATGTAGTAATGGCCATTGAAAATTCTATAGCTGGAAGTTTACTCCCCAATTACAATTTACTTCAGGAGTACCGTTTCGCTATTATCGGCGAAACTTACCTGAACATCCAACTGCATTTGTTAGCGCTGCCGGGCGTTAAGCTAGAAGATATCAAGTTCGTAGAATCACACCCAATAGCCTTAAGGCAATGTGGTGATTTCTTTGACGAGCATCCTCATTTAAAAGTAAGCGAAGGGATGGACACGGCAGCTTGCGCTAAAAAAATCGCTGACAACAAATTAACAAACACAGCAGCGGTTGCTAACAACCTTGCGGCTAAACTTTACGGCTTAGAGATACTAGACCGCCGTATTGAAACCAATAAGAAAAATTACACTCGTTTTTTAATTCTAGCACCTGTAGCAACCGAAAACCCAAAAGCAAACAAGGCATCGATCTCCTTCCAAACCGACAACTCAATCGGCTCACTGGCAAAAATCTTAAACTACTTTGCAGAGAACAACATTAATCTTAGCAAAATTCAGTCGATGCCGGTACTAGGCAGACGGAACGAATATATTTTCCATGTGGATCTGGAATGGAAGACCTTAGCAGAATACGAAAAAGCTATCCGCAAGACTCTAAAACGCACAGTGAATTTTAACATTCTCGGCGAATACGAGAAAAATGACAAGGTATAA
- the aroC gene encoding chorismate synthase — MAGNSFGKVFNITTFGESHGKAIGVIIDGCPPNLELDLEFIQSELDKRKPGQSKITTQRKESDTFEILSGVMDGKTTGTPIMILIPNEDQRSKDYSHIQDKYRPSHADYTYQMKYGIRDYRGGGRSSARETAARVAAGAIAKLLLRQYNIEIFAHVSAVGTIEAPNLDSDIIPKLVEVRESNIVRCADPATAKEMERFIAEVKKDGDTVGGRVSTVIQGIPVGLGEPVFDKLHAELGKAMLSINAVHGFEYGSGFEGSKMRGSEHNDIFINPQHSCNSLRTLTNFSGGIQGGISNGMDITFNVAFKPVATIMKKQKTIDDRGNEVDIVGKGRHDPCVVPRAVIIVEAMAALVIADQLLRNKVYK, encoded by the coding sequence ATGGCAGGAAATTCATTTGGCAAAGTATTTAATATTACCACTTTCGGCGAATCACATGGAAAAGCGATCGGGGTAATCATCGATGGCTGCCCTCCCAACCTAGAGTTAGATCTGGAGTTTATTCAAAGTGAATTGGATAAACGTAAGCCGGGACAATCAAAAATCACAACGCAACGAAAAGAAAGCGATACCTTTGAAATCCTTTCAGGCGTAATGGATGGAAAAACAACTGGCACACCCATTATGATCTTAATCCCAAATGAAGATCAACGCTCGAAAGACTATTCACATATTCAAGATAAATACCGTCCTTCCCATGCAGACTATACTTATCAGATGAAATATGGAATCCGTGATTATCGTGGTGGCGGTCGCTCATCTGCTCGAGAAACTGCCGCTCGTGTTGCTGCTGGCGCCATAGCCAAACTTCTTTTAAGACAGTACAACATTGAGATTTTTGCGCATGTATCCGCAGTAGGCACCATCGAAGCTCCTAATCTGGATTCTGACATCATACCGAAGCTCGTTGAAGTTCGCGAAAGCAATATCGTGCGCTGTGCTGATCCCGCAACAGCCAAAGAGATGGAACGTTTCATTGCCGAAGTAAAAAAGGACGGCGACACCGTTGGCGGACGAGTTTCAACTGTAATCCAAGGTATCCCAGTGGGGTTGGGTGAACCTGTATTCGATAAGCTCCATGCTGAACTGGGCAAAGCCATGCTTAGCATCAATGCTGTACACGGCTTCGAATATGGTTCCGGTTTTGAAGGCTCTAAAATGAGAGGTTCGGAACACAATGACATCTTCATCAATCCACAACATTCTTGCAATTCATTGCGAACACTGACAAATTTCTCCGGAGGTATCCAAGGTGGAATCTCAAACGGAATGGACATTACGTTTAATGTAGCCTTTAAACCTGTCGCCACCATCATGAAAAAACAGAAAACGATCGATGATAGAGGCAACGAGGTGGATATCGTCGGAAAAGGCCGCCATGATCCCTGTGTTGTACCCCGCGCGGTCATCATCGTGGAGGCTATGGCTGCCTTAGTAATTGCTGATCAACTACTTAGAAATAAAGTATACAAATAA
- the htpG gene encoding molecular chaperone HtpG, whose protein sequence is MKEKGNISIHTENIFPVIKKFLYSDNEIFLRELVSNAVDATQKLKRLSSLGKIDGDIGDTTIEVSFDEKAKTITISDRGIGMTAEEVKKYINQIAFSGAEEFVEKFKEAKDANEIIGRFGLGFYSAFMVADTVEIQTLSYQEGAEPVRWECDGSTTFEISDGNRTDRGTDIILHINSDSEEFLDKSRIQTILDKYGKFLPVPIKFGTKTNSEPDGEDEEGKPKYKSVEVDNIINNTDPAWIKSPSELTDEDYLAFYRELYPFSEDPLFWIHLNVDYPFNLTGILYFPKIKNDLDIQKNKIKLFSRQVFITDEVKDIVPEFLMLLHGVIDSPDIPLNVSRSFLQADSNVKKINNHITKKVADKLNELFKTDRKSFQEKWNDIGVFVKYGMLTDDKFAEKANDFCLLKNVDDEYFTLKEYAEKVKDIQADKEGQVVYLYSNDPANQDSFISAAKAKGYDVLNFDSPLDNHFVGFLEQKLEKTSLKRVDSDVIDKLINKEEDHKLVLSEEESNSVKSLFEKTINKETYQVHVEPLAEDALPVTVTMDEFMRRMKDMAQNGGGMGFYGSLPDSYKVTVNGNHPLIKRILEEDDTNKENLAKQAFDLALLSRGLLTGAELTNFVKRSINLI, encoded by the coding sequence ATGAAAGAAAAAGGTAATATTTCCATTCACACCGAGAATATCTTTCCGGTGATCAAAAAATTCTTGTATTCAGATAATGAAATTTTTCTACGTGAGCTCGTTTCCAATGCGGTGGATGCCACACAAAAGCTAAAACGTCTTTCCAGCTTAGGGAAAATTGATGGTGATATTGGCGATACGACCATTGAGGTTTCATTTGATGAAAAAGCGAAAACGATAACGATTTCTGATCGCGGTATTGGTATGACCGCTGAAGAGGTGAAAAAGTATATCAACCAAATCGCTTTTTCAGGCGCGGAGGAGTTCGTTGAAAAATTCAAAGAAGCTAAGGATGCAAATGAGATCATCGGTCGTTTCGGTTTGGGTTTCTATTCTGCATTTATGGTTGCAGATACAGTTGAAATTCAAACCCTGTCGTATCAAGAAGGAGCAGAACCTGTTCGCTGGGAATGTGACGGGAGTACAACATTTGAAATTTCTGATGGTAACAGAACTGACCGCGGTACAGACATTATCTTGCATATTAACTCCGATTCTGAAGAGTTCTTAGACAAATCTAGAATTCAAACCATTCTGGATAAATATGGTAAGTTTCTTCCTGTGCCTATCAAATTCGGAACAAAAACTAATTCGGAGCCTGACGGGGAAGATGAAGAAGGTAAACCAAAATATAAATCTGTTGAGGTTGATAATATTATTAATAATACCGATCCCGCATGGATCAAGTCACCTTCTGAATTAACAGATGAAGATTACTTAGCATTTTACCGTGAGCTTTATCCTTTCAGTGAAGATCCCTTGTTCTGGATCCATCTTAATGTAGATTATCCGTTCAACCTAACTGGTATTCTTTATTTCCCGAAAATCAAGAACGATTTAGATATTCAAAAGAACAAAATCAAATTGTTCTCAAGACAGGTATTTATTACCGACGAGGTAAAGGATATTGTACCCGAGTTCTTGATGTTGCTTCATGGAGTTATCGATTCACCGGATATCCCGTTAAACGTGTCTCGTAGTTTCTTGCAGGCAGATAGCAACGTTAAGAAAATTAACAATCACATCACGAAGAAGGTTGCCGATAAGTTGAATGAGCTTTTTAAGACCGATCGTAAAAGCTTCCAGGAAAAATGGAATGACATTGGTGTGTTTGTAAAGTATGGCATGCTGACTGATGACAAGTTCGCTGAAAAAGCAAACGATTTTTGCTTATTAAAGAATGTGGATGATGAGTACTTTACTTTAAAAGAGTATGCTGAAAAAGTGAAAGACATCCAGGCGGACAAGGAAGGGCAGGTTGTTTATCTATATAGTAATGATCCTGCAAACCAAGATAGCTTTATATCTGCAGCCAAAGCAAAAGGTTACGATGTTCTTAATTTCGACTCTCCGTTAGATAATCATTTTGTAGGTTTCTTAGAGCAGAAGCTTGAAAAGACCTCCCTGAAGCGTGTTGATTCAGATGTGATTGATAAATTGATTAATAAGGAAGAAGATCATAAGTTGGTTTTGAGTGAGGAGGAAAGCAATTCGGTGAAATCGCTTTTTGAAAAAACGATCAATAAAGAAACATACCAAGTGCATGTAGAGCCTTTGGCTGAAGATGCTTTGCCTGTGACGGTTACCATGGATGAGTTCATGCGTCGGATGAAAGATATGGCTCAGAATGGTGGTGGGATGGGCTTTTATGGCAGCCTGCCAGATAGTTATAAAGTGACAGTAAACGGAAATCACCCTTTGATAAAACGTATTTTAGAAGAAGATGATACTAACAAAGAGAACTTGGCAAAACAAGCTTTTGATTTAGCGTTATTGAGTAGAGGTTTATTAACAGGAGCAGAGCTTACTAACTTTGTTAAACGTAGTATCAACCTGATCTAA
- a CDS encoding sigma-70 family RNA polymerase sigma factor, translating to MRQLKITQSITNRESQSLDKYLHEIGKVDLITAEEEVILAQKIREGDQAALERLTKTNLRFVVSVAKQYQNQGLTLGDLINEGNLGLIKAAKRFDETKGFKFISYAVWWIRQSILQAIAEQSRIVRLPLNQVGSLSKISKAFSKLEQDYEREPSPEELADMLETTVDKISDTLSNSGRHVSMDAPFVQGEENTLLDVLENNDPNTDNTLIDESLSEEIRRSLATLTDREREIIVLFFGLGSNHPLSLEEIGEKFSLTRERVRQIKDKALQRLRHTSRSKILKTYLG from the coding sequence ATGAGACAACTTAAAATTACGCAATCAATCACCAATCGTGAGTCACAGTCACTTGACAAGTATCTTCACGAAATTGGAAAGGTTGACCTTATTACGGCTGAGGAAGAAGTAATTCTTGCTCAAAAAATCAGAGAAGGCGATCAAGCCGCATTAGAACGTTTAACCAAAACGAATTTACGTTTCGTAGTATCAGTAGCGAAACAGTACCAGAATCAGGGTCTCACCCTCGGAGACCTAATTAACGAGGGAAACTTAGGCTTAATCAAAGCCGCAAAACGATTTGACGAAACCAAAGGGTTTAAATTTATTTCCTATGCAGTATGGTGGATTAGACAATCAATCCTACAAGCCATTGCTGAACAATCACGTATCGTACGTTTACCTTTAAATCAGGTTGGGTCGTTAAGTAAAATCAGCAAAGCTTTTTCAAAACTGGAGCAAGACTACGAACGCGAGCCTTCACCAGAAGAATTAGCTGATATGCTAGAGACAACAGTTGATAAAATTTCCGATACCTTGAGTAATTCAGGTCGCCATGTCTCAATGGATGCACCTTTTGTACAGGGTGAGGAAAACACGTTACTGGACGTATTGGAAAACAATGATCCGAATACGGATAATACGCTAATCGACGAGTCTCTTTCAGAGGAGATCAGAAGATCATTGGCTACCTTGACTGATCGTGAACGTGAGATTATTGTACTTTTCTTTGGCCTGGGCTCCAATCACCCCCTCTCCCTTGAGGAAATTGGGGAGAAATTTAGCCTTACACGTGAGCGCGTGCGCCAAATTAAAGATAAAGCACTTCAGCGTCTCCGCCATACGTCAAGAAGCAAAATATTAAAAACCTACTTGGGGTAA
- a CDS encoding MFS transporter → MKKSLYALMLGGLGIGITEFVMMGLLPDIASDLRITIPEAGHLISSYALGVVIGAPLLVILSGKYPPKNILLFLMLLFTIFNGLSAFAPSYTSLLISRLLAGLPHGAFFGVGSVVASRLAPKGKEAQAISIMFAGLTLANIAGVPLGTYIGHHYSWRLSFAVIVLVGLITLVAIRYWMPALPANKTNSLKTQMNFFQRRESWLMILMIAIGTGGLFSWYSYIAPLMTEVSGFSANSMTYILILAGTGMLVGNIVGGKLADKISPAKASFVLLLTMVTSLLIVHFVSYNQVLSLIMTFVTGAVAFALSAPIQMLMINNAKGSEMLAAATSQAAFNIGNALGAFLGGLPLVFGFGYTSTQLVGASMALIGALIAWVLIGMFRNRKSAIQNTADKITPLQASSPAKTEICPT, encoded by the coding sequence ATGAAAAAAAGTTTATATGCATTGATGTTAGGAGGCTTGGGAATCGGTATTACCGAATTCGTTATGATGGGTCTACTACCTGACATTGCCAGTGATTTAAGAATCACAATCCCCGAGGCCGGACATCTTATTTCTTCTTACGCATTAGGAGTAGTGATTGGGGCACCCCTACTTGTTATCCTGTCAGGCAAATACCCACCTAAGAATATTCTTTTATTCTTGATGCTATTATTTACCATATTCAATGGCTTATCAGCGTTCGCACCATCATATACCAGCCTTCTAATCAGCCGTCTATTAGCAGGTCTGCCGCATGGTGCATTCTTCGGCGTAGGTTCCGTTGTTGCAAGTCGCCTAGCTCCAAAAGGCAAAGAAGCTCAAGCGATTTCGATTATGTTTGCCGGACTTACCTTAGCAAATATTGCTGGTGTGCCCTTGGGGACCTATATTGGCCATCACTATTCATGGAGGCTATCCTTTGCGGTCATCGTACTAGTCGGTCTGATAACTTTAGTTGCTATTCGATATTGGATGCCGGCTTTACCTGCTAACAAAACCAACTCATTGAAAACTCAAATGAATTTCTTTCAACGCAGAGAATCCTGGTTGATGATTTTGATGATTGCTATCGGTACAGGTGGACTGTTTTCCTGGTATAGCTACATTGCGCCTCTTATGACCGAAGTTTCTGGTTTTTCAGCTAACTCTATGACCTATATTCTTATCCTAGCAGGAACGGGTATGTTGGTAGGTAATATTGTTGGCGGGAAACTAGCTGATAAAATATCACCCGCAAAAGCCTCTTTTGTCCTCCTGCTTACCATGGTGACCTCCTTATTGATTGTACATTTTGTATCCTATAACCAGGTACTATCATTGATCATGACTTTTGTAACCGGAGCTGTAGCTTTTGCCCTCTCTGCGCCAATTCAGATGCTGATGATCAACAACGCAAAGGGATCCGAAATGCTTGCTGCAGCAACTAGTCAGGCCGCTTTTAACATTGGAAATGCGTTGGGTGCTTTCTTAGGTGGACTGCCTCTAGTATTCGGTTTTGGTTATACATCAACACAATTGGTTGGGGCAAGCATGGCGCTCATCGGAGCCCTCATCGCATGGGTTCTTATCGGAATGTTCCGTAATCGCAAGTCTGCAATACAAAACACCGCTGATAAAATCACACCATTGCAAGCTTCCTCGCCTGCAAAGACTGAGATCTGCCCGACTTAA
- a CDS encoding 3-phosphoshikimate 1-carboxyvinyltransferase, producing MEQTAIRLSHPSKEVREVIQLTGSKSESNRALIIRALNPEQVSIHNLSEAADTVTLAAALEKIATLQHSGDFSSNSAPQNTEKTEASAQNLQVIDIGPAGTAMRFLTAYTPLHRGEFLLTGSERMKQRPIGILSDAMTALGANISFDGNTGYPPLHIVGPLTQKTRKVSIQGNVSSQYISALLLIASSLPEGLELTIDGELTSVPYVEMTLNMLEEAGIQHQWTDNQLTILPQQAKISTLSIEPDWSAASYWYSILALAEKGDLLLPGLKASSLQGDQAIKDIMLDFGVLSVFTDDGLKLTKIESNNVKDCYNFIRCPDLAQTVIVCCAALNHEISFTGLETLKIKETDRIAALQNELAKFGVRLFEEEPGKYRLDCSKKHNPDQVTFSTYEDHRMAMAFAPLALVMNDVVIEEPNVVEKSYPLFWKHLQKVGFKID from the coding sequence ATGGAACAAACAGCAATTCGATTATCACACCCTAGCAAAGAGGTGAGGGAAGTTATCCAATTAACCGGGTCCAAAAGTGAAAGCAACCGGGCATTGATTATCCGAGCCCTGAACCCTGAACAGGTTAGCATCCACAATCTTTCCGAGGCAGCAGATACTGTCACACTAGCTGCTGCGCTGGAAAAGATTGCTACGCTTCAGCATAGTGGAGACTTTAGTAGCAACTCAGCTCCTCAGAACACTGAAAAAACTGAAGCATCAGCGCAAAATCTGCAAGTCATCGATATCGGCCCTGCGGGAACAGCAATGCGGTTTTTAACAGCCTATACACCCCTGCACCGAGGTGAGTTTCTGCTAACCGGAAGTGAGCGTATGAAACAGCGACCTATCGGAATCTTAAGCGACGCCATGACGGCCTTAGGTGCAAACATAAGCTTTGACGGAAATACAGGCTACCCTCCCCTTCATATTGTCGGTCCCCTTACACAAAAAACAAGGAAAGTCAGCATACAAGGAAACGTAAGCAGTCAGTATATTTCAGCTTTGCTTTTAATAGCCAGTTCTTTACCGGAGGGTTTGGAGCTAACGATCGATGGGGAACTGACATCTGTTCCGTATGTTGAAATGACCTTAAATATGCTAGAAGAGGCTGGTATCCAGCACCAATGGACAGACAACCAACTAACAATTCTGCCTCAACAGGCTAAAATCAGCACACTGTCGATTGAGCCAGACTGGAGTGCGGCTTCCTATTGGTACTCCATATTGGCACTTGCCGAGAAAGGGGATCTGTTGTTACCCGGATTAAAAGCTTCTAGCTTACAGGGCGATCAGGCGATCAAGGACATCATGCTAGATTTTGGTGTTTTATCGGTCTTTACGGACGACGGACTAAAACTCACCAAAATAGAGTCGAATAATGTAAAGGACTGTTATAATTTTATTAGATGTCCTGACCTGGCGCAAACAGTCATCGTCTGCTGTGCTGCCCTCAACCATGAGATATCCTTTACCGGATTAGAAACTTTGAAGATAAAAGAAACCGATCGGATTGCCGCATTGCAGAACGAATTGGCTAAATTTGGCGTACGGCTCTTTGAAGAAGAACCAGGTAAGTACCGTTTGGATTGCAGCAAAAAACACAACCCAGATCAGGTAACTTTCAGTACTTACGAAGATCATCGAATGGCAATGGCTTTCGCTCCTTTGGCGTTGGTAATGAATGATGTCGTTATTGAAGAACCCAACGTCGTTGAAAAGTCATATCCCTTATTCTGGAAACATCTTCAAAAAGTGGGATTTAAAATCGATTAA
- a CDS encoding chorismate mutase, with translation MKLNLDIVPLNSWLDTGKEPLIISGPCSAETEEQLLATAKLLAATGKVSVLRAGIWKPRTRPGEFEGIGSIGLEWLKRAKEETGLPTAIEVATAKHVEEALAAGVDILWVGARSTANPFTVQEIADALQGADVPVLVKNPVNPDLSLWIGALERINRAGIKKLGAIHRGFSSFEKTSFRNEPMWDLAIQLKTVAPELPIINDPSHICGNRELIPYISQKALDLDMQGLMIESHLDPSVAWTDAKQQVTPAALAELVDRLALRKADSDNPVFEDQLAVLRKDIDALDDLIIQKIGERMKIVEKIGEFKRDNSVTILQVSRWDEIVEKRTAIASALKLDKEFTVKLLELIHNESIRKQNEIMNTKTSVEA, from the coding sequence ATGAAACTTAATTTAGACATCGTCCCTTTAAATTCCTGGTTAGATACTGGCAAAGAGCCGCTAATCATTTCGGGTCCGTGTAGTGCGGAAACAGAAGAACAATTATTAGCTACTGCTAAACTTTTGGCAGCTACTGGAAAAGTATCAGTCTTGCGTGCCGGAATCTGGAAACCGCGTACCCGTCCGGGAGAATTCGAGGGAATCGGAAGTATCGGACTCGAGTGGTTGAAACGTGCGAAAGAAGAAACCGGATTGCCCACTGCAATCGAGGTTGCTACAGCTAAACACGTAGAAGAAGCTCTAGCAGCTGGTGTAGACATTCTGTGGGTAGGTGCGCGTAGTACAGCAAATCCGTTTACTGTACAGGAAATCGCGGACGCTCTGCAAGGTGCAGATGTACCCGTATTGGTGAAAAACCCAGTTAACCCAGACCTATCCTTGTGGATCGGTGCATTGGAGCGTATTAACCGTGCAGGAATCAAAAAATTAGGAGCGATCCATCGTGGATTCTCGTCATTCGAAAAAACCTCATTCCGTAATGAGCCAATGTGGGATTTAGCAATCCAATTAAAAACGGTTGCACCGGAATTACCAATCATTAACGATCCAAGTCATATTTGTGGAAACCGTGAGCTGATCCCTTACATCTCACAGAAAGCCTTAGACTTGGATATGCAAGGATTGATGATTGAATCTCACTTAGATCCATCGGTGGCATGGACAGATGCCAAACAACAGGTAACTCCAGCGGCTCTTGCTGAATTGGTGGATCGTCTGGCACTTCGTAAAGCAGACTCTGACAATCCAGTTTTCGAAGATCAACTTGCTGTATTGCGGAAAGACATCGACGCTTTAGATGATTTGATCATCCAAAAGATCGGTGAGCGTATGAAAATCGTAGAGAAAATCGGTGAGTTTAAAAGAGATAATAGTGTTACCATCTTACAAGTTAGTCGATGGGATGAGATTGTTGAAAAAAGAACCGCTATCGCATCAGCACTGAAACTAGATAAAGAGTTCACAGTAAAACTCTTGGAACTGATTCACAATGAATCGATCCGTAAACAAAATGAAATCATGAACACCAAAACTTCTGTTGAGGCGTAA
- the ypfJ gene encoding KPN_02809 family neutral zinc metallopeptidase — translation MKWQGRRRSSNMEDRRGMSGGKMLLGGGVIGIVVLLVQMFTGTDLSQVIPPEMTQGGSQGTERTVELTEEEKQMGEFVSVVLADTEDIWAKIFQENGLTYQNPQLVLFSDAVQTGCGGASAASGPFYCPADQTVYMDLVFFDELQSRFGAKGGDFAIAYVIAHEVGHHVQNLLGVSGKTQQAMQSSSAADANRLSVALELQADFYAGVWTHYNQELNDALEPGDIEEALSAANAVGDDTIQERMQGSANQETFTHGTSEQRMQWFTKGYKSGDVNQGNTFQELGLSR, via the coding sequence ATGAAATGGCAAGGTCGTAGAAGAAGTTCAAATATGGAAGATCGTCGGGGTATGTCTGGCGGGAAAATGTTGTTAGGAGGTGGAGTGATCGGTATCGTTGTGCTGCTTGTTCAGATGTTTACAGGTACAGATCTATCGCAGGTAATCCCGCCTGAGATGACTCAGGGCGGATCTCAGGGAACTGAACGAACTGTTGAGCTTACCGAAGAGGAAAAGCAAATGGGTGAGTTCGTTTCCGTCGTGCTCGCAGATACAGAAGATATCTGGGCGAAAATCTTTCAGGAAAACGGTTTGACCTATCAGAATCCCCAATTGGTATTATTCAGCGATGCTGTTCAAACTGGTTGTGGCGGAGCGAGTGCGGCATCAGGCCCGTTTTATTGTCCTGCAGATCAGACGGTCTACATGGATCTTGTGTTTTTTGATGAGCTGCAATCTCGGTTTGGTGCAAAGGGCGGTGATTTCGCTATAGCTTATGTTATTGCACACGAGGTTGGTCACCACGTTCAGAATCTTTTAGGTGTTAGCGGTAAGACCCAACAGGCTATGCAGAGCAGCAGTGCTGCTGATGCCAACCGTCTTTCCGTTGCTCTGGAATTGCAGGCCGATTTTTACGCTGGCGTGTGGACTCACTACAACCAAGAGTTAAACGATGCTTTAGAGCCCGGTGATATTGAAGAAGCACTTAGCGCTGCTAATGCCGTAGGGGATGATACCATTCAGGAACGCATGCAGGGTAGTGCCAATCAAGAAACCTTTACGCACGGAACCTCGGAACAGCGAATGCAATGGTTTACCAAAGGTTATAAATCGGGTGATGTAAACCAAGGAAACACGTTTCAGGAGTTAGGGCTTTCTAGATAG
- a CDS encoding aldo/keto reductase, whose amino-acid sequence MKKRTLGASDLTVAPIAFGANVFGWTLDEQASFKILDEFVDHGFDLIDTADTYSTWVPGNKGGESETIIGNWLKNSGKRNQVIIATKLGGDMGQGKKDLSAAYVRKAVEASLKRLQVDHIDLYQTHYDDLDTPVEETLEALNKLVEEGKVRYIGTSNLSTERIKSSLEASAANNWASYISIQPLYNLHEREKFETEYRDLVRENNLAVLNYYALASGFLSGKYRSEADLNKSQRGPGIKKYLDDRGLRILSTLDEVSAAHGVAQATVAIAWLLHKPEVTAPIASATTSTQLEDLLKSANLELSSEDMARLDEASAY is encoded by the coding sequence ATGAAAAAAAGAACCCTTGGAGCTTCCGATCTAACGGTAGCTCCCATTGCATTTGGAGCCAATGTATTCGGATGGACACTCGATGAACAAGCATCCTTTAAAATTTTAGATGAATTTGTAGACCATGGTTTCGATTTGATCGATACAGCCGACACCTATTCAACCTGGGTACCGGGCAACAAAGGTGGGGAATCAGAAACTATCATTGGTAACTGGTTAAAAAATTCGGGAAAACGTAACCAAGTTATTATTGCAACAAAATTGGGTGGCGATATGGGTCAAGGCAAAAAAGATTTAAGCGCCGCTTACGTGAGAAAAGCTGTAGAGGCGTCCCTTAAACGCCTTCAAGTAGACCATATTGATTTATATCAAACACATTATGACGACTTAGACACCCCTGTCGAAGAAACCCTTGAAGCGTTGAACAAACTAGTTGAAGAAGGGAAAGTACGTTATATCGGAACTTCCAACCTAAGCACCGAGCGCATTAAAAGTTCGCTCGAAGCTTCAGCAGCAAACAATTGGGCTTCTTACATTTCCATACAGCCTCTGTACAACCTCCATGAGAGAGAGAAATTTGAAACGGAATATCGCGATCTGGTACGCGAAAATAACCTAGCCGTGCTGAATTACTATGCATTGGCAAGCGGTTTCTTAAGCGGAAAATACCGCAGCGAAGCAGACTTAAACAAAAGTCAACGCGGTCCGGGTATCAAAAAATATCTTGATGACAGAGGGCTACGCATCCTTTCTACTTTAGACGAGGTTTCCGCGGCACATGGCGTCGCACAAGCCACGGTTGCTATCGCTTGGTTGTTGCATAAACCAGAAGTAACTGCTCCGATAGCCAGTGCAACAACTTCCACACAATTAGAAGATTTGCTTAAATCGGCTAATCTAGAACTATCTTCAGAAGACATGGCACGCTTGGATGAAGCCAGCGCTTATTAA